The DNA segment TCGCTCTCTTCCTAATCTTCTAGCAAATTGATCATATAGTAAACTTTTTGCATAAATTTCATTTTCTAAACTGAAATCTCTACCCTTGGCTGCTTTTATAAACAAAGTTTTAAATCCATTTTCTTCTTTTATTTTGTTTATAAGTTCCTGCCAAGAAGTTCTCGTTTTTTTCAAATCAACTGAATCTTCATTTTCGAGCAATTTTTCTATCTCATTTAATCTATTTTGAATATCCGCTTTTAAGAATGGTGGAGCTTTTTCTAATTCGTTAATTCTATATGCTCTTTCTTCCTTTAATTCAGCATTATTTAGAGATTTATCACCATCGTGAAGTTTATTTATCATGTAATGATAAACCTGATGTCGGATCCAATCTGTCTCAGCATCAATATTTATAAATGCCGCGATTTTTGCAGTTCCTTGTCGACTATCTGTAAAAGAAATATATTTTCTACCATTGTAGAGGGTTTTGGTAGTAGGACTGGAAATTAATTGAGTCTGATCTAATACAATATCAGATAAAATACGATTGGTAAAGGCTGAAGAAATTCTAAAATGTATCGATTTTTCATTACTATTTCCACAATGAGGACACTTACAATCATATATCATAAGTAAATTATTTTTCTCATCAGTGATTTTTCCGTTATCATCAATTCCACACTCTTCATATTCACCATTAACTAACCTTTGTCCCTCTATATTTTTAATAAATCTCACAGTCGATGATGAATTAATTTGGTCTGACTGTTCATCATTTTCGTCATCATCTATCTGAAAAGCTTCATAACCAGTACTTGCTTTCTGAGAGATCAATCTATTCTTCATTTCACCTTCCATCATCATATTGCCGCAACTATTACATGCTATTAGTTCCAGCATAGGAAATCCACATTTACACTTTGTACCTGCTATGGTGGTCATTTTACCTAATGCTTTTTCTGGACGAGAGTAATGTTCATCTTCTGTACATTTTTTATTTGTACAAACATAAACCCCTCCAATTCCTCGTGTGAAAAAATGACCTCGCAATGGTAGTAAATTTTGACCATTAATTTCCTGATCAGCAATACAATCAATTGCCTCCAACTGCTCTGATCTATCCTGTATATTCAAAAATTTTTCACCAATATCTTTGGTTGATAAGCAAGCATTTTTTAGGAGATCTCTTCGTAAATTTATAATTTTAGCAGACGTTAAACTATCCGAAAGAGATGTTATATTTTTATCTTCTATTAGATTATTAACTCGACCTCCCTTGATTACTTCTATTTGATTTTCCGAAATACCACATAAGTTCGACATAAACCTTTTTAAGACACTCGCATCACCATCACCAACCGTTGCAGAAGTTATTGCAAAGCGGACATTCTCTATTTTAACGTCGAAAGCTGAAATTACTCTCCGAATCAATAGTGCCATTTCAGCAGCTTTTGATCCTGTTAATGTATGCGCTTCATCTAATAAAATCCAACGTAATTTACCTCGCGACTTTTCTAGAATTGGCACGTCAGCATTTCTCACCAACATATACTCTAACATTGTTGGATTCGTAAACAGGATTTGCGGCGGATTATTTCTAATCTGCTCTCTTGATATTAATTGAGGCTTAGCTTTTTCTTTTTGATCTGCACTTTTTACTTTATCTTCTGTACTTCCTGTTAATAAACCATAGTTAATACCTCCTATTGCCTTACACCAAGCATGCATCCTTTTTTGTTGACTTGCAATAAGCGCATTTAAAGGATATAAAAAAATCGCATTTATACCCTCTTGATTTTTACTATTTTCATAAATATCATGCAAAACTGGCAACATAAAGCACTCTGTTTTACCAGAGCCAGTTCCTGTAGTAACGGCGATTGATTTTCTAGTATTCAGTAACATTCTCCAACTTTCCAATTGATGTTTATAAGGATGTCTTTCTTTTGGAAATCTAAATTCTGGATTTTTTATTTTATCCAATGATTTAATAAAATTGGATTGAAATACATCTTCTGCATTTTCAAAATTAATAGAAGCTTGCTCCCAAGGAAAAGTTGCCTGAAAAACTGGATCAGACATTATGGGTTCTTTTGATAAAATATTTTTAAAATAATCTTGCATTTCTTTGTCTCCAGTTGCCCAAAGCGAAAGTATAGAATCAGTCAAACGATTCTCGGATTTTGTATAAAATTCTTTGAAGTTCATTGTGTTTTAGTTTTGTGATAAGACTTGTTGTATGATTCTACTATAGAACTCTGGAGCTAAATAATGTGCGTATTGAATATTTCTTCTAATTTGTTCTCTAAAATCGTTACCTCCCCAAATAGGGTATTCATGTTGTAAATCTTTTATAGATTCGGCAACGGCTATCGGAGCATTTATAAGTAAATCGAACGTTCCATAATTATTTTGCGGAATATTATAGTACCCTCTAATTTGGGGTTTCATTTCCGGCAACTCGTTTAAAACGCGTTGTCCAAGTTTTCCTCTAATTTCGTTAATGAAAGGATTATAAATTATATTAGGATTATTTATTTGCTGTCCAAGTAAAAATGGAGAAATAGGAGATAAATCGTTCTCATGCATGTAATTAGATAGTAAGGAAAATACCTTACTAAAATAATCATTACCTACAAATATTATAGCCTCTTCCAAAGCTTTTTCCCAATCATCTCTTTTTATCCAATGGAAACAAAATCCTAAATCTTTCTCTAAATCCGGCACTATTTTTTGAGCATACTCATCAGAGTCTGTTTGATTAATACCAAGATAGAAAAATGCCATCGATGAAACTTCAGAGCTTCTAGAAATAGCTCTTAATTGATCAAATGTAGAAAATGGAAGATTTTGGCTTATACAAATATTAAAGTAGACCAGTACTAGCTTCCATATTTCATCATTAAAATATGAATTTTTTAGTTGATTATGATATCCTTCTATTCTTTCATTTTTATCAATTCCTATAAAATTGACATCCGTATTTACAAAACGCGGCATCAAATGTCGATTTGCTTCATAAGATGAAATGATGATAAACTGCTGTGCGATATTAATATCCGGTAGGATATAAAAATTTTCTTCTTTAGATAATGGAATTAAACTAATTTCTTCGACACAACAATTTAGGGGAACTGCATATAAAATTAGGTCATCTTCAGAATCAAATAAACTACATTTGTTCTCATCTTGTTGATCAACACTTAAAGTGTGGGTAAATCCTTTTAAAAAATATTGTTTTCTCTGATTCCCACTTTGCAGCTCAATAATTACATTATTTTTGTAATTCATTGCATCAGCCAGAAAATAAAGTCGCAAAAGTTCATCTCGATAAGAAATTAAAGGTTGTGAAGCTATCTTTATTTCTTTCGAAATAATTACATCGGGTCTTAAAGCATTTTTAAATTTAATAATTACATTACCGTTTTCTGGACTTAAAATCCTAATACCGTGCAAATGATTGAATGTCAGATGATCATTTTCTGCTATTATATTTCCAGTTCCATCAATTAAGGTCATACCCAAAAATGGTGAAATAAATTCAAAGAATAAACTTTTTGAACTTCCCTTTTTCAAACTTGCATTTACACTTTTGGGTATTTTGTGTCCAGCAAGATTAACTTCAAGATTAAAGAGATTATTATCTTGATTGATGCAAAGTTCATTCGATTCATCAATTTTAAATATAAAGCCGTTATTCAATACTTTAATCTGTGCAGAGTTAATAGTTTGGTTTGCATATTCAATTTTTAAATTTCCAATATTGAAAAAGGTATCAAAAGCTTTAATACCATCTTTTACGATTTTCAAATCAATACAACCAATTGGCAAATTCTGTACATTGTTTAAAAGCTCCCATTCAATTGAAGATCCTCTTGGTTTAATATAAATGTCATAATTATTGTTGACAACAATCTCATTCTTCTCATTATAAAGAATAATCTTAGGTTTTATCTGAACAACTACGATATTAGATTTCAACATCCATTTTGGGTTTTGACTAACGATTGTCCAATCAAAAGATGAAACATTTGTTAAAAAACTTCTTACCTCAGAATTCCATGATAATGCAATTTGATTTTCAAAAACTAACCAATTAACAGTGTTACTTGATAAAATCAAAGTCTCGCATTCTCTATCTGCATTCCAATCTTTGGGAAATAGTACCGCAGCTTTTTGACTACTACTATTATTTCCTTTAACTAAACGCCATTCATCCTCGGAAAAAGGAGCCCATAAACTCGGTTGGGTAAGATCTGGAAGTGTTTGAATAAAATCTTTAATTTCAATTCTTTCATTATTTACAATAACAGAACAATTTGGAAATTGATCATTTTCTGCCCACTCTTGTTTGTACTGACTTCGCCAATCTGTTTTATAATTACCATTTAGCATTTTTCTGAAAACACAAATCAATTCATTATTAATATAAAATTGATACTGCCTTTCTCCAACCGAAAAACCAAAAATATTTTCTAAGAGAGTTTCTGTATAGCTATTTGCAATACCTAAACGAAGATTAATGGTAGGTTTATCTTTTTTTAAATTTAATACCCAATAATTTTGAAGCTTTGATAATCTCTGTCTTCTCTGCAATTGATTTTTTCTAACGCGTAATTCATTAGATATTTCTCTGATTTTTTCGTTAGAGCTTAATAAATCATCATAAGTACTTTCATCATTTAGAATTGATTTTACAATTTCCAGACAGTTTTCAAAGATAATATCATTTCTACTAGAAGGTGGCAGTAAATTGGTAATATGGGTTTGAAATATGAAGTCTTCAATTGTTTCAGGTTGTTCATCTAAAACAGCTAATAGAAAATTCTTGTAATTGCCTTGATTATCAGAAATGTGCTGCAATGGAAGACCACCCTGCAGTAATAAAGTTCTAAAAAACAGAGTATTTTGTTTCTTTATCCATTTTATTCCAAGCATTTCCGCACCAGTTTTTGCTCTATTATAAAACTCTTTATGACTAAAAGCATATGTTGTTTTTCTACCAATAGAGTCAAAAATATTCTCCTTACTAGGTTTTCCACCTTTATAATTTCTCTTCCACCATTCTGCAAAGTAGAGCGTACAATCTTTTGGATCTATCTCACTAATTCTTTGTGCAATTAAAAAAGTTATTTTCAACTGTTCAAACTCAAAGTCAGTTAGTTGATATTTCCACAAAGGTTCCCCTGTGCGATGTTGTAAATTACGAGATGCTAAAATTTTGGAAAACTCATTCATATTCTAAATTTTTTCAAAAATATTCTATATCAATGCAGTATAAATGCACTAGTTGTTTTTTTTCATTAATCCTATAGTTTCTTTTGCATAATGTTCTGCAAAATCATTAATGCAATTTCTTTTTAAAAGCATTAGAAAAGCACTAATCAAGCGCTTTACATCTGATTACCGAAATTTATTACTTGGCATTTATTCTTTTAGTGAGTCTTCCAAAAATACGAAAAGAAAACAAGCAAAAAAAAAGCATATAAAACACCTCTACTCACAATTGGTTTCAAATATATATGTCCGCTATCACTAAAGTGATAAAGTTCACTCTTCCAAAAAATCTTGCTCGTTGAAAACTTCACAAGTAATAAATATAAAAACATATAATTCTTACAAACAATTATTTAAACTAATTTAAAAACATAATTCAACCAACAAAATGTCCAGTTTTTTAATTAAAAAACTGGACATTTCGAAAATCAAAATTAAAATTCATGTAATTACTCACTCTCTCTTTCCGTAGTGTTTTTCGCATCATACCCATCCTTAAACCGCAAAAAATCTTCCGCCTTTTTAGGATTATTCTTAATCCATAACTGCATCAATTTAGTATTTTCACTCAAAGCTTTTACCTCACTTTCATCATATATTTTTTTCCCTTCACCAGCAATTTCATTTAAAATATTTTGGCGAAGTTCACTTTTCGCTTTTATGCTTTCTTTATACCAGTTCGTAGCAAAATTGATAGAAATAACTAAAATCAAAATTCCTAAAATCATCGTTCCCAAGCTGGACCATGTTAAGATTTTCATTTCTTTCATTTTTGAATTTATCTTCTCAAAATCTTCTACTGTTTCTGGCGAAAGAACCGCTTCGATTTTGGTGGGAATATTTTTTAAGAATTCAGTTCTTTTTACAGATTCTAATTCATGAAATTTCATTGCATCTTGATATGTCTCGCCAACCGCTTCAAAATCTAATTGAGTCTGACCCATCATCTTTAAATGATCTTCGAACATAAATCTCAGTTTCACATAAAGTTTAATTTTATCTTCATTTGATTTTATATTCTCTTCGTTTGATTTGATTACTTTTTCTAAAAGTTCGAATCCATCGGTTTTAGATTCTTCAATTTGATTATTGTTTTCCATTTTTATATTTTTTTATCGATTAAATTTTTTCTTCTTTTTCCACCATTCGTCTTCCGCTTGTGAAACATAATTTGGTTTTAGGATGTCTTCAACTGCATCCAAAGCAATTTCTACTATATTTTCATTATTGCTATTGGCAGAAAGTACTGATGATTGTGCGGTGGCATTTATCAATTTTTCAATGATTTGAAAATTACCACCGATTGCAGAAAGAGAAAACCCATCGTATTTATTGTAAAAGAAACCATCTTTCTCCTTACTGGAAGTTGTGGTCGCAACTCTTTTGATCCAGATATCATGAACTTGATTAATTTGATTGTGTCGGAATTCTTTTTTATACTGAACTTTCATCGCCCATCCTTGCCGATACAGATTATCCCGAAGTTCTTTCAAACTTGAAGACGCTTTTAATTCTTGTTTCACAATATTTTTTAAATCAAAAACACTTTTAATCTCCGCTATTTTTAGACTTGATGTTATTTCTGAAAGTTTATAACCCGGTTTGTATTGTCGTTCGGTTTGATGATTGATGTCGCTCTCCAAAATGATTCGCATTCCCGAAATTCCAATCTTTTCATTTTTAGAAAGTTCAGCTAAAAAACCTCTTTTCTTCATTTCTGAAATTAGTTCATCAAAATTATTGCAGCACTTCAAACTCTCAGTAAGATTTTTCAACATTATTGCCTTCTTTTCAATTCCAATCTCAACATCGGTTTTTATATTTCGTTCCTGACAAATTTGGCGGACTGCTTCACCGAATCTTTCACCAACTTTACGCGATTTTACCGTACATTTTCCATTAATGTCCATTCGATTCACAACAAAATGAATATGTTTCTGCCTCGTGCTGTTATGGATGTCCAAGC comes from the Chryseobacterium sp. SNU WT5 genome and includes:
- a CDS encoding relaxase/mobilization nuclease domain-containing protein — encoded protein: MNNSATTRMISKIALEYNGNDKGMAIAAASNILLSSNPEQQYQEMKTVADRNSKVKKWALTGFISPPTEIIKQLSDEELTDIAIEALQKIGVTNKNQYRLDIHNSTRQKHIHFVVNRMDINGKCTVKSRKVGERFGEAVRQICQERNIKTDVEIGIEKKAIMLKNLTESLKCCNNFDELISEMKKRGFLAELSKNEKIGISGMRIILESDINHQTERQYKPGYKLSEITSSLKIAEIKSVFDLKNIVKQELKASSSLKELRDNLYRQGWAMKVQYKKEFRHNQINQVHDIWIKRVATTTSSKEKDGFFYNKYDGFSLSAIGGNFQIIEKLINATAQSSVLSANSNNENIVEIALDAVEDILKPNYVSQAEDEWWKKKKKFNR